A section of the Spirosoma pollinicola genome encodes:
- the gyrA gene encoding DNA gyrase subunit A, which translates to MADETPDLESPSNIIPINIEDEMRGAYIDYSMSVIISRALPDVRDGLKPVHRRVLFGMAELGVNYNKPHKKSARIVGEVLGKYHPHGDSSVYDTMVRMAQDWSLRYPLVDGQGNFGSIDGDSPAAMRYTEARLKRIADEILTDIYKETVDFQGNFDDSLQEPTVMPAKLPNLLLNGSSGIAVGMATNMAPHNLTEVVNGILAYLDNYDITIEELMQHVKAPDFPTGATIYGMEGVKSAFMTGRGRVVMRAHATIEENRGKTQIIVTDVPYMVNKAVMLEKTADLINDKKIEGIMAFRDESDRDGLRVVYDLRKDAIPNVVLNNLYKHTALQSSFSINNVALVKGRPMMLNLKDMMKYYVEHRFEVITRRTQYELREAEKRAHILEGLLIALDNIDAVIELIRSSRDPEVARTGLMERFSLSDIQAKAILEMRLQRLTGLERDKLQAEFDELMKEITDLKEILASEERKRDVIREELTDIRARYGDERRTEINPLGDGNISDLSLIADEDMVITISHEGYIKRTPTTEYRSQGRGGVGAKAVATKEEDFTEHLFTATMHNTLLAFTQKGRLYWLPVYELPEGSRVSKGRPLANFINIESDDKVRAVINVTDLKNEDYINNNYIVMCTRKGTIKKTMLEAYSRPRQNGIIAITIDEDDQLLGVCMTNGDNDIVIASSAGKAVRFHESRVRPMGRTAAGVRGISLDDDDASDHVIGMVCISSAQAQLLVVSKNGYGKRSDIDGYRITNRGAKGVGTLKVTDKVGRLVAVLDVADNDDLMIINKSGIAIRTPVEAISVIGRNTQGVRLIKLNDGDEISSVTKIKREEGEELLIAEPDATVVE; encoded by the coding sequence ATGGCGGACGAAACTCCCGACCTCGAATCTCCCAGTAATATCATTCCCATCAACATTGAAGACGAAATGCGTGGTGCCTACATTGATTACTCAATGTCGGTTATCATCTCTCGTGCGTTGCCCGATGTTCGTGACGGCCTGAAACCCGTTCACCGTCGGGTATTGTTTGGAATGGCAGAATTAGGGGTTAATTACAATAAGCCCCACAAGAAATCGGCCCGTATTGTTGGTGAAGTGCTTGGTAAATATCACCCACACGGCGATTCATCGGTATATGATACAATGGTTCGGATGGCCCAGGACTGGTCATTGCGCTACCCGCTCGTTGATGGTCAGGGAAACTTTGGTTCCATCGACGGTGACTCACCGGCAGCCATGCGGTATACCGAAGCCCGGTTAAAGCGGATTGCCGATGAGATACTCACCGACATTTATAAAGAAACGGTTGACTTCCAGGGTAATTTCGATGATTCCCTTCAGGAGCCTACTGTTATGCCGGCCAAGTTGCCGAATTTATTATTGAATGGTTCGTCAGGTATTGCCGTAGGGATGGCCACAAACATGGCTCCCCACAACCTTACCGAAGTGGTGAATGGTATTCTGGCCTATCTGGATAACTACGACATCACGATTGAGGAACTGATGCAGCACGTGAAGGCACCAGATTTTCCTACGGGTGCTACTATCTACGGCATGGAGGGTGTTAAGTCAGCCTTTATGACCGGTCGTGGCCGAGTGGTAATGCGGGCACACGCTACCATTGAAGAGAATCGGGGCAAAACACAGATCATCGTAACGGATGTTCCGTACATGGTCAACAAAGCCGTGATGCTCGAAAAAACGGCTGATCTTATCAACGATAAGAAAATCGAAGGTATCATGGCCTTCCGGGATGAATCTGACCGGGATGGCCTTCGGGTAGTTTATGATCTTCGGAAAGATGCCATTCCTAACGTGGTCCTGAATAACCTGTATAAGCATACAGCTCTGCAATCGTCTTTCAGTATCAACAACGTCGCCCTGGTAAAAGGACGCCCGATGATGTTGAATCTGAAAGATATGATGAAGTATTACGTCGAGCACCGATTCGAGGTAATTACCCGTCGTACGCAGTATGAACTGCGCGAAGCTGAAAAGCGGGCCCATATTCTGGAAGGTCTGTTGATTGCGCTGGATAATATCGATGCGGTCATTGAGTTGATTCGGTCATCGCGCGATCCGGAAGTAGCCCGTACGGGTCTTATGGAGCGCTTCAGCCTCAGCGATATTCAGGCCAAAGCCATTCTGGAAATGCGTTTGCAGCGGCTGACAGGTCTGGAGCGGGATAAGCTGCAGGCTGAGTTTGACGAGTTGATGAAAGAAATCACTGACCTGAAAGAAATCCTTGCCAGCGAAGAACGCAAACGGGATGTTATCCGGGAAGAACTGACCGACATCCGCGCCCGTTACGGCGACGAACGCCGAACGGAAATCAACCCATTGGGCGACGGTAATATCAGCGATCTGTCGCTTATTGCCGATGAGGACATGGTCATCACCATCTCGCATGAAGGCTATATTAAACGAACGCCAACAACTGAGTACCGGTCGCAGGGGCGGGGAGGAGTAGGAGCAAAGGCCGTTGCAACAAAGGAAGAGGACTTCACCGAGCACCTGTTCACGGCAACCATGCACAATACCCTGCTGGCGTTTACCCAGAAAGGTCGTTTGTACTGGCTGCCGGTTTATGAACTACCCGAAGGTTCACGTGTATCGAAAGGTCGGCCACTGGCTAATTTTATCAATATCGAGTCTGACGACAAAGTTCGTGCGGTCATTAACGTGACCGACCTGAAGAACGAGGATTACATCAACAATAATTACATTGTGATGTGCACCCGGAAAGGCACCATTAAGAAAACAATGCTGGAAGCCTATTCCCGTCCGCGTCAAAACGGCATCATTGCGATTACCATTGATGAGGACGATCAACTGCTGGGCGTTTGTATGACCAATGGCGACAATGATATTGTCATTGCGTCGAGTGCCGGTAAGGCTGTTCGTTTCCACGAAAGTCGGGTAAGGCCAATGGGTCGTACAGCGGCTGGCGTACGGGGTATTTCGCTGGATGACGATGATGCATCGGATCATGTAATTGGTATGGTGTGTATCTCTTCAGCTCAGGCTCAGTTACTGGTTGTCTCGAAAAATGGCTATGGAAAGCGCTCGGACATTGATGGCTACCGGATTACGAACCGGGGTGCCAAGGGTGTTGGTACGCTGAAAGTGACCGATAAAGTTGGTCGGTTGGTTGCCGTACTCGACGTAGCGGATAATGACGACCTGATGATCATCAATAAATCGGGTATTGCCATTCGGACCCCGGTAGAGGCCATCAGCGTTATTGGGCGGAACACACAGGGTGTACGCCTGATCAAGTTAAATGATGGGGACGAAATCTCGTCGGTAACGAAAATCAAACGGGAGGAAGGAGAGGAGCTACTTATTGCCGAACCAGACGCTACAGTTGTAGAATAG
- a CDS encoding tetratricopeptide repeat protein, which yields MKQVFVILVACLLSAGVRAQQGTTAADVAMEASKKEKDKSDKDITDAKASAKASTWMDRAKIYQTIAANGYIKLDSAAATTAFDSFKKVIELDKDKKGGAGKLAKEAEDALKSQTLATAFLQQGVAKFQSKNYADAAKSLAIAGDINPKDTLAPLYTAIAAQQIKDNATAKTQLEKYIAGGGKDASIYGSLAMLYRSDNEIDKALAALDKGIALAPGNKDLANEKINIMLSTNRMDDAISGMKQMVEKDPNNVQNLVNLSIVYNNIASKSTEEIRKLEGDSKKGGNTAKQLADGKSIIDAYNSEIARLTATIKKTPKPELKRQLADVQKRLADQKTEVAKLEADAKAASAAAAGATDSAKRLAELKQVQTENKNQEKLYLDKALAIDPNNYDANFNMAVFIFNDAVEMKRGVDRMDMAEYSKSGKELDGKVCGKFKQSLPYFTKAKSIKDEADVNENLTNLQNILKQYEEKKIVCIEPAK from the coding sequence ATGAAACAAGTTTTTGTAATTCTCGTTGCGTGTCTCCTGTCAGCAGGTGTACGCGCTCAGCAAGGTACTACCGCGGCAGATGTAGCCATGGAGGCCTCTAAAAAAGAAAAGGACAAAAGTGACAAGGATATTACGGATGCGAAAGCGAGTGCTAAAGCAAGCACCTGGATGGATCGTGCCAAAATTTATCAAACGATTGCTGCCAATGGATACATTAAGCTGGATTCTGCTGCTGCGACGACTGCCTTTGACTCATTCAAAAAGGTAATTGAACTGGATAAGGATAAAAAAGGTGGTGCTGGTAAATTAGCCAAAGAAGCTGAGGACGCCCTGAAGTCGCAAACCCTGGCTACCGCTTTTCTACAACAGGGCGTAGCCAAATTCCAGTCTAAAAATTATGCAGACGCTGCTAAGTCGTTGGCAATAGCGGGTGATATCAATCCTAAAGACACGTTAGCCCCGCTTTATACAGCTATTGCCGCTCAGCAGATTAAAGATAATGCAACGGCAAAAACTCAGTTGGAAAAATACATCGCTGGTGGTGGTAAGGATGCAAGTATCTACGGATCATTGGCCATGTTATATCGCAGCGATAATGAAATTGATAAGGCACTGGCTGCTTTGGATAAGGGTATTGCCCTGGCACCAGGTAATAAAGATCTGGCTAACGAGAAAATCAACATCATGCTCTCGACAAACCGGATGGACGATGCTATCTCGGGCATGAAGCAAATGGTTGAAAAAGACCCAAACAATGTTCAGAACCTCGTGAATCTGTCCATTGTGTATAACAATATTGCCAGTAAGTCGACCGAAGAAATTCGCAAGCTGGAAGGGGATAGCAAGAAAGGGGGTAATACCGCAAAGCAACTGGCCGATGGCAAAAGTATCATTGATGCCTACAACAGTGAAATTGCCCGGTTAACAGCTACGATTAAGAAGACGCCTAAGCCTGAATTGAAACGCCAGTTGGCCGATGTTCAAAAGCGCCTGGCCGATCAAAAAACAGAAGTAGCTAAATTGGAAGCAGATGCTAAAGCGGCCTCGGCTGCTGCTGCGGGAGCAACCGATTCGGCAAAGCGCTTAGCTGAACTCAAACAGGTACAAACGGAGAACAAGAATCAGGAGAAATTGTATTTGGATAAGGCATTAGCCATTGATCCAAATAACTATGATGCCAATTTCAATATGGCCGTGTTTATCTTCAATGATGCCGTTGAAATGAAACGTGGTGTCGACCGGATGGACATGGCTGAGTACAGCAAGAGTGGGAAAGAATTAGATGGTAAGGTTTGTGGTAAATTCAAACAGTCACTACCTTATTTTACCAAAGCGAAATCAATTAAAGATGAAGCTGATGTGAATGAAAACCTGACGAACCTGCAGAACATTTTAAAGCAGTACGAAGAGAAGAAGATCGTTTGTATTGAGCCTGCTAAATAA
- a CDS encoding helix-turn-helix transcriptional regulator — MTINDKIKQILIDKNLTPSYFADEIGVQRSSISHILSGRNRPSFDIIQKIIRRFPELGYDWIMEEDQQVNQTIPTGYGNRSIGRPTVDRSDRFGAGQPSSVSPYPSQSPGIRSQRNEIPPVSMPIQAPVDLGAGTSESVGDTSSTTDKRVERILIFYTDGSFREYTPSN, encoded by the coding sequence ATGACTATTAATGACAAAATTAAACAGATTCTAATCGACAAGAATCTTACACCATCTTATTTTGCCGATGAAATTGGCGTTCAACGCTCCAGCATTTCGCATATTCTATCGGGTCGTAACCGCCCTAGTTTCGATATTATTCAAAAAATAATTCGTCGTTTTCCTGAGCTTGGCTACGATTGGATCATGGAAGAGGACCAACAGGTCAATCAAACGATTCCTACAGGCTACGGAAATCGCTCGATAGGGCGTCCTACAGTTGATCGCTCAGATCGATTTGGGGCAGGGCAACCATCATCTGTATCGCCTTATCCAAGTCAATCACCGGGCATCCGCAGCCAGCGCAACGAGATCCCACCGGTTAGTATGCCCATACAAGCACCCGTCGATTTGGGAGCTGGCACTTCCGAATCAGTTGGTGATACGTCCTCAACTACGGATAAAAGAGTAGAGCGTATTCTTATATTTTATACAGATGGATCGTTCCGGGAATATACCCCCAGTAACTAG
- a CDS encoding 2,3,4,5-tetrahydropyridine-2,6-dicarboxylate N-succinyltransferase → MNNKIEEIWANRELLAKPESIQLIKEVINQLDRGELRVATPPSDESGNWTVNEWVKKAILLYFVSQQMKTEEVGIFTFNDKIPLKTNFADAKVRAVPPAVARFGSYQAPGVILMPSYVNIGAYVDERTMVDTWATVGSCAQIGKDVHLSGGVGIGGVLEPPQAAPVIIEDGAFIGSRCIVVEGAHIGKRAVLGAGVTITGSSKIIDVTGAKPVEYKGFVPANSVVIPGSYAKQFPAGEFHVPCAIIIGQRKPSTDLKTSLNDALRENNVSV, encoded by the coding sequence ATGAATAATAAAATCGAAGAAATTTGGGCGAACCGTGAGTTGTTAGCCAAGCCAGAATCCATACAACTAATTAAGGAAGTAATAAATCAATTAGATAGGGGGGAACTCCGCGTCGCAACGCCACCCTCTGACGAGTCAGGCAACTGGACTGTTAATGAATGGGTAAAAAAAGCGATCCTGCTTTATTTTGTCAGCCAGCAAATGAAGACAGAAGAAGTGGGCATCTTTACATTCAACGATAAGATTCCACTTAAGACAAATTTTGCAGACGCTAAAGTTCGGGCGGTTCCGCCAGCGGTAGCCAGGTTTGGCTCGTACCAGGCACCGGGTGTGATTCTGATGCCATCCTATGTTAACATTGGTGCCTATGTTGATGAGCGAACCATGGTTGACACATGGGCAACTGTAGGAAGTTGTGCACAAATTGGGAAAGATGTTCACCTGAGTGGGGGCGTAGGAATAGGTGGTGTCCTTGAGCCACCGCAAGCCGCTCCTGTTATAATTGAAGATGGTGCTTTTATCGGATCACGGTGCATTGTCGTGGAAGGAGCCCACATTGGCAAGCGGGCCGTATTAGGCGCTGGCGTAACGATTACCGGCTCATCGAAAATTATTGACGTGACGGGTGCTAAACCAGTGGAGTATAAAGGATTTGTTCCTGCTAATTCTGTTGTAATACCTGGCAGTTATGCTAAACAATTCCCGGCCGGCGAATTTCATGTTCCTTGCGCCATTATTATTGGTCAGCGTAAACCATCAACAGATCTTAAGACTTCTCTGAACGATGCGCTACGCGAAAATAATGTATCCGTTTAA
- the gap gene encoding type I glyceraldehyde-3-phosphate dehydrogenase translates to MEKIRVAINGFGRIGRLSFRRLLEKENIEIVAINDLTDNATLAHLLKYDSVHGKFAGTVVSDGDSLTVNGIRINAYAERDPKNLPWSDLKVDVVLESTGRFVDEAGAGMHLQAGAKKVVISAPAKGNIPTVVLGVNDDTLTGTETIISNASCTTNCLAPMAKVLDDVFGIEKGYMTTIHAYTADQNLQDGPHSDLRRARAAALSIVPTSTGAAKAVGLVLPQLKGKLDGNAMRVPTPDGSLTDLTVVLKREATIQEINDAIKQASETTLKGILEYCTDEIVSIDIVGNHHSCIFDSKLTAANGTLVKVVGWYDNEFGYSSRVADLMARLF, encoded by the coding sequence ATGGAAAAAATACGCGTTGCTATTAACGGCTTTGGCCGTATTGGACGGTTATCGTTCAGACGACTGCTTGAAAAAGAAAACATTGAAATAGTCGCTATCAATGACCTAACCGACAATGCGACCCTGGCGCATCTGCTTAAGTATGATTCAGTTCACGGTAAATTTGCAGGAACAGTTGTTTCCGATGGCGACAGCTTAACCGTGAACGGAATTCGTATCAATGCATACGCTGAGCGTGATCCAAAGAACTTACCCTGGAGCGATTTAAAGGTAGATGTCGTTCTGGAGTCGACCGGACGTTTTGTTGATGAAGCGGGTGCAGGCATGCACTTACAGGCAGGTGCTAAAAAAGTTGTCATTTCAGCCCCGGCAAAAGGCAACATCCCAACGGTGGTTCTTGGTGTAAACGATGATACGCTCACCGGCACGGAAACAATCATCTCGAATGCATCTTGCACAACCAACTGTTTAGCGCCGATGGCTAAAGTTCTGGATGACGTGTTTGGTATTGAAAAAGGCTACATGACTACAATTCACGCCTACACCGCCGATCAGAACTTACAAGATGGGCCCCACTCCGACCTGCGTCGGGCGCGCGCGGCTGCATTATCGATTGTACCAACCTCAACTGGTGCAGCGAAAGCTGTTGGGCTCGTTCTTCCCCAGTTAAAGGGTAAATTGGACGGGAATGCAATGCGTGTGCCAACCCCAGACGGTTCATTAACTGATCTTACAGTTGTTCTCAAGCGCGAAGCAACCATTCAGGAGATCAATGACGCTATTAAACAGGCTTCAGAAACTACGCTGAAAGGAATTCTGGAGTATTGTACGGATGAAATCGTATCGATTGATATTGTAGGCAACCATCACTCCTGCATTTTCGACTCGAAATTGACAGCCGCTAACGGAACGCTGGTGAAAGTTGTGGGCTGGTATGATAATGAATTCGGCTATTCAAGCCGGGTAGCTGACTTAATGGCTAGGTTATTTTAA
- the trmB gene encoding tRNA (guanosine(46)-N7)-methyltransferase TrmB, with protein MTRRKAQFFLQNAESSNVIEVGKPFYKTIRGRWKTDYFGNENPIVLELACGKGEYTVGLAQAFPDVNFIGVDIKGDRIARGSKAAETLGLQNVAFLRTDINFLTEFFREGEVSEIWITFPDPQPRPKQEKHRLTHPRFLALYKLLLVPGGTLHLKTDSPELFAYSLEQVKQANGVDLQYTTDLYNSPLNEIHLGIKTMFEQLFFDKGFTM; from the coding sequence GTGACGCGTAGAAAAGCACAATTCTTTCTGCAAAATGCAGAGAGTTCAAATGTTATTGAAGTTGGTAAACCGTTCTATAAAACAATTCGTGGGCGTTGGAAAACTGATTATTTTGGTAATGAAAACCCCATTGTTCTTGAGCTAGCCTGTGGAAAAGGGGAGTATACTGTGGGCCTTGCTCAGGCTTTCCCGGATGTAAATTTTATTGGCGTGGATATTAAAGGAGATCGGATCGCCCGAGGTTCAAAGGCTGCAGAAACATTGGGTTTACAAAATGTAGCGTTCCTGCGTACGGATATAAACTTCCTGACAGAATTTTTTAGAGAAGGGGAGGTCAGTGAAATCTGGATTACATTTCCCGATCCGCAGCCACGTCCCAAACAGGAAAAACATCGGCTGACCCATCCTCGGTTTCTGGCCCTATACAAGTTATTGCTGGTGCCAGGAGGGACGTTACATTTGAAAACGGATAGTCCGGAGTTATTCGCCTATAGCCTGGAGCAGGTTAAACAAGCAAACGGCGTTGATTTACAATATACAACTGACTTATATAACTCACCGTTGAACGAAATACATCTGGGAATCAAGACAATGTTCGAGCAGCTATTCTTCGACAAAGGATTTACAATGTAA
- a CDS encoding bifunctional folylpolyglutamate synthase/dihydrofolate synthase: MQYTEAIDYLYSRLPVFHRIGAKALKPGLGNTLLLCEALGNPQHQFTSIHVAGTNGKGSSSHMLAAIYQSAGYRVGLYTSPHLKSFTERIRLNGQPIPETEVAHFVVRHQALIERIEPSFFEVTVAMAFDFFAREAVDVAIIEVGLGGRLDSTNVITPVASVITNIGYDHTDILGDTLPQIASEKAGIIKPGVPVLIGETNPETEPVFRTMADFVNAPIEFADRHYSVQDNGILNERRNVLVRRDSELAQPFDLDLLGSYQLKNLPAVLATVSALQSLFSVSLAAMQTGLTSVTLLTGLKGRFQTLQYRPRVIADTAHNQPGLEALLETIRSIDYARLRIIIGLVADKDRSHILAVLPQNAVYYFCQAQTPRSLPAAELQLEAAGLGRIGEAFTDVNAALSSALLDAAADDLLLITGSNYTIAELTTL; this comes from the coding sequence ATGCAGTATACGGAAGCAATCGACTATTTATATAGTCGGCTCCCTGTTTTTCACCGGATTGGTGCCAAAGCGCTCAAACCCGGCCTCGGTAATACCCTTTTGTTGTGTGAAGCCCTTGGGAATCCCCAGCATCAGTTCACCAGTATCCATGTGGCAGGAACGAATGGGAAAGGCAGCAGCTCTCATATGCTGGCGGCTATTTACCAGTCGGCTGGCTATCGGGTGGGCTTGTACACGTCCCCCCATCTGAAATCGTTCACCGAGCGTATCCGGCTCAATGGGCAGCCTATTCCTGAGACGGAGGTGGCTCACTTTGTTGTCCGGCATCAGGCACTTATTGAGCGGATCGAACCCTCTTTCTTTGAAGTGACGGTTGCCATGGCCTTCGATTTTTTTGCCCGCGAAGCCGTTGATGTTGCCATTATAGAAGTGGGCCTTGGCGGACGACTTGACTCTACAAATGTAATCACCCCGGTCGCTTCGGTCATTACGAATATTGGTTATGATCACACCGATATATTAGGCGATACCCTGCCGCAAATAGCGAGTGAAAAAGCGGGCATTATAAAACCAGGGGTGCCCGTACTAATAGGCGAAACGAATCCCGAAACAGAGCCTGTTTTTCGTACGATGGCCGATTTTGTAAATGCTCCAATTGAATTTGCTGATCGCCACTATTCCGTACAGGATAACGGCATTTTAAATGAAAGACGGAACGTCCTGGTGAGAAGAGACAGCGAACTTGCGCAACCGTTTGACCTGGATTTATTGGGTTCTTATCAGTTAAAAAACCTGCCCGCCGTGTTAGCCACCGTTTCGGCATTACAATCGTTATTTTCTGTTTCGCTGGCGGCAATGCAGACAGGGTTAACTTCTGTAACCTTGTTGACAGGGTTAAAAGGACGGTTTCAAACCCTCCAGTATCGGCCCAGAGTTATCGCTGATACTGCCCACAATCAGCCCGGCTTAGAAGCTTTACTTGAGACAATTCGATCAATTGATTATGCACGTCTGCGTATAATTATTGGTTTGGTGGCCGACAAAGATCGTAGCCATATTCTGGCTGTACTTCCTCAGAATGCAGTTTATTACTTCTGTCAGGCCCAAACACCGCGGTCATTACCAGCGGCCGAGTTACAATTGGAAGCTGCCGGTTTGGGCCGAATCGGGGAGGCTTTTACCGATGTCAATGCTGCCCTATCGAGTGCCTTACTGGATGCCGCTGCTGACGATTTACTATTGATAACAGGCAGTAATTACACCATTGCCGAATTAACAACCCTATAA
- a CDS encoding energy transducer TonB gives MNRITFENEDEIRVKSFAGALIINVFLIALLLLVNLSQTVPNPPPIEFVEVNFGTDARGSSRIQTYNKASDSPNPVDVKAADKRPNPKVNTTPRLEKTRVTPSPKVADAKPAKTATEKPIITSKAESPVTTPERPEPKRVESPKATAPVERPAPPAPPKKVETVNNDALFKKSSGGGGSNGTVGKASGTGGNNNGDDASGVGDKGNPNGKINAKEFYGTPGGASSGVAFDVSGWSMASRPSINDDSDETGKIVFKITVDDGGEITRIQQLQSTVSPSVAEVYRKAVQRLRLRPKGGATPPTATGTITFIIKSKD, from the coding sequence ATGAATCGTATTACTTTTGAAAACGAAGATGAAATTCGGGTAAAATCCTTCGCCGGTGCCCTAATCATCAATGTGTTCCTGATCGCATTATTGTTATTGGTGAATTTATCCCAAACCGTACCGAACCCACCGCCCATCGAGTTTGTGGAGGTCAACTTCGGGACCGATGCCCGTGGTAGTAGCCGTATTCAGACTTATAACAAAGCGTCTGACTCGCCAAACCCCGTCGATGTCAAAGCCGCCGATAAGCGACCAAATCCCAAAGTCAATACAACGCCCCGGCTCGAAAAGACCCGGGTTACGCCATCACCTAAAGTAGCCGATGCGAAACCCGCCAAAACAGCCACTGAAAAGCCCATCATTACCAGTAAAGCAGAAAGTCCTGTAACAACGCCTGAGCGGCCCGAACCCAAACGGGTCGAATCACCGAAAGCAACGGCCCCCGTCGAACGGCCCGCTCCACCGGCCCCCCCTAAGAAAGTGGAGACCGTAAATAATGATGCCCTGTTCAAAAAGTCGTCGGGAGGGGGTGGTTCCAATGGTACCGTTGGTAAAGCGTCGGGTACGGGTGGGAATAACAACGGCGACGATGCCAGTGGTGTAGGCGATAAAGGCAATCCGAACGGAAAAATCAATGCTAAGGAGTTTTATGGAACCCCTGGCGGGGCTTCATCGGGGGTAGCTTTCGATGTATCGGGTTGGTCGATGGCCAGCCGCCCCAGTATAAATGACGATTCCGACGAGACCGGTAAAATTGTTTTTAAAATCACAGTGGACGATGGGGGAGAGATAACCCGGATTCAACAGTTGCAAAGTACCGTTAGTCCTTCGGTTGCCGAGGTGTACCGGAAAGCAGTACAACGGCTCCGGTTACGTCCAAAAGGGGGAGCAACGCCACCAACGGCCACGGGTACGATTACCTTTATTATAAAGTCCAAAGATTAA
- a CDS encoding sensor histidine kinase, protein MEQVIEFFQRLADVNDWPPRWYCGRWTDFHGWLYIVSDLTIWLAYMAIPLILIRFLIVKKGVPLSGVFWLFGAFILLCGLTHLLDAVMFWWPAYRISALVRFLTAGVSVATVLALIRYFNDAIGLRTSSEYDRELSFRQQAMQELSRSNEELQQFAYIASHDLQSPLKTIVNYLSLLENKHSDKLDTDAQRLIDVSTAAAERMRVLINDLLDFSRVGTQLEFVQIDLNTVLAEVQEEQEADSRNTDAQIDIGPMPTLLAHRTDLKQVFQNLISNGLKYRRPGVTPRVTVRATDEGSEYLFSINDNGIGIDKQYFERVFQIFQRLHGRNEYAGTGIGLATCKKVVDIYGGKIWLDSTVGVGTTFFVTIPKVIKTSKHYAQTHTLYPAR, encoded by the coding sequence ATGGAACAAGTAATCGAGTTTTTTCAACGACTCGCTGATGTAAACGATTGGCCCCCCAGGTGGTATTGCGGCCGATGGACCGACTTTCATGGCTGGCTGTATATCGTCTCCGATCTAACTATCTGGCTGGCTTATATGGCCATTCCACTCATATTGATTCGATTTCTGATCGTGAAAAAAGGGGTACCCCTTTCCGGGGTATTCTGGCTTTTTGGCGCCTTTATCCTCCTCTGCGGCCTGACCCACCTGCTCGACGCAGTCATGTTCTGGTGGCCTGCCTACCGCATTAGTGCACTGGTTCGTTTTCTGACAGCCGGCGTATCGGTGGCAACCGTCCTCGCTCTGATTCGGTACTTCAACGATGCCATCGGATTACGGACGTCAAGCGAGTATGATCGTGAACTATCCTTTCGGCAACAGGCTATGCAGGAACTTAGCCGCTCAAATGAAGAGCTGCAACAGTTTGCCTATATCGCTTCCCATGACCTGCAGTCTCCATTAAAAACAATCGTCAATTACCTGTCGCTGCTCGAAAATAAACACAGCGACAAGTTAGATACCGACGCCCAACGGCTCATTGATGTGTCGACCGCTGCCGCCGAACGAATGCGGGTTCTTATCAATGACTTACTGGATTTTTCCCGAGTAGGTACTCAACTGGAATTTGTCCAGATCGATTTAAATACGGTACTGGCTGAAGTTCAGGAAGAACAAGAGGCTGACAGTCGAAATACAGACGCACAGATCGATATTGGACCGATGCCAACCCTCCTGGCCCATCGGACAGATTTGAAACAGGTATTTCAAAACCTGATCTCGAACGGGCTTAAGTACCGTCGGCCAGGCGTAACACCACGTGTAACGGTTCGGGCAACGGATGAAGGAAGCGAGTATTTGTTTTCTATAAACGATAATGGAATTGGCATAGACAAACAATACTTTGAGCGGGTTTTCCAGATTTTCCAACGCCTTCATGGACGCAACGAGTATGCAGGTACGGGCATTGGCCTGGCAACCTGTAAAAAAGTAGTCGATATTTATGGCGGTAAAATCTGGCTTGACAGTACAGTGGGCGTAGGCACAACATTTTTTGTTACCATTCCCAAAGTGATTAAAACCAGTAAGCATTATGCCCAAACCCATACGTTGTATCCTGCTCGTTGA
- a CDS encoding response regulator: MPKPIRCILLVDDDPDDNFLHQLIIDESELCEQVRISDSGPNALQYLTVTDHPDYVRPDVLILDINMPGMNGFEFLEEYDKLDSQLKSSIVVLMLTTSLNPNDKHKASLWTDIKAYRTKPLTSAMIQEIVNTHFT; this comes from the coding sequence ATGCCCAAACCCATACGTTGTATCCTGCTCGTTGACGACGACCCGGACGACAATTTCCTGCATCAGCTCATTATTGACGAATCGGAACTGTGTGAGCAGGTTCGAATTTCCGATAGTGGGCCAAATGCCCTCCAGTATTTAACCGTTACCGATCATCCCGATTATGTTCGACCAGATGTGCTGATACTTGATATCAATATGCCGGGCATGAATGGATTTGAATTTCTGGAGGAATACGATAAACTGGATAGTCAGTTAAAAAGCAGCATTGTTGTTCTGATGCTGACCACCTCCCTTAATCCGAATGATAAACACAAGGCAAGTTTATGGACGGATATAAAGGCGTATCGGACCAAACCACTTACCAGTGCTATGATCCAGGAAATTGTGAATACACACTTTACCTGA